The nucleotide sequence GATGGCGTGAGCCAGGGCCTCTACCCCTGCTCCCGCCCCCGTCAGACCCCCTGCTGCTACGCTGATCAGACCCACAGGAAACCTGAcgtgtagagagagcgagagaacgtaTCAGGGCCTTGTTCAGGAGGGAACAACATTGCAGCACATTCATCAACAACCAAATCTACTGTGATGAACAGATATCGTATTTTGCATAAAATGAAGTATAATTCTAATAATCACGATACACTTCCTGACTTGGTTGTCCTCCTGTGCTCACCTTAACCGCTGAGGGTCTCACCTGTATGCACCGCCTCCGTTGAGTTCAGGGTGGACTGTTGCAGCCTCCATACTGGGCCACTGGGACGCTGCCATCAGATATTCCTTATTCACACAGTTCTTCAGACTGTCTGGGATACGCCCtaacagaggacagacaggggacaAGGGCTTAGCGTGTAAATCCCCCAATCTCTGTTTTAATAACCAGGATACCATTTTTCGGGACAGGTGGCGTACAAGCCACTCAGGGTGTCTGCTGCACATGCagctatttgtattttttttttaatcattttGTAACCTCACAATATTGATTAGCATTTTTCTTGTGAGCAAAAAAAAAATAAGAGTGTCGGTAAGATATAACACCAGCCCACTCTAGAACCTCAAAAGATGCAGCCATACTCAAGCTACATAAAGCCACTGAAATAATCAATTCATCACTACGTAATAACTAATAATACAAAGTTAGGATGGCGATGGAAGCCCAGGCGGTGTTAACTAGCTGAAGCTGAGTGTTAGGGGTCTTACCAGTGATGGCACGGCGCACCTCCCTGGCAGCCTCCTCTCTGGCCTCGATGGAGGCCTGCTCACTGTACCAGGACGTGTGGGGGGTACAGATGAGGTTGGGAGCATCCTTCAGGGGGCCCTGGGAGAAACTACAACaacagagagagggttagagggggAACGAGGGGGGGGGGTGCACGGTCAGACTTGTGGGGGTTCGAAATCAGGCTAGGATCCTTCAGcgggctgtgtgtgtacctgaaggGCTCTGTGTCGTGAACGACTGaacgtccagtgtgtgtgtgtacctgaaggGCTCTGTGTCGTGAACGACTGaacgtccagtgtgtgtgtgtacctgaaggGCTCTGTGTCGTGAACGACTGaacgtccagtgtgtgtgtgtacctgaaggGCTCTGTGTCGTGAACGACTgacgtccagtgtgtgtgtgtacctgaaggGCTCTGTGTCGTGAACGACTGaacgtccagtgtgtgtgtgtgtgtacctgaaggGCTCTGTCTCGTGAACGACTGaacgtccagtgtgtgtgtgtgtgtacctgaaggGCTCTGTCTCGTGAACGAGTGaacgtccagtgtgtgtgtgtgtgtgtgtacctgaaggGCTCTGTCTCGTGGACAACTGaacgtccagtgtgtgtgtgtgtgtgtgtgtgtgtgtgtgtacctgaaggGCTCTGTCTCGTGAACGTCTAGTGCAGCTCCTCGTATCCGTCCTTCCTTCAGGGCCTGAGCCAGAGCCTTCTCATCCACCAGCCCTCCCCGCGCAGAGTTCACCAGGAACGCTCCCTGGCGcatctacacacaaaacacagggttaactttatacacacacgcactcccataattaactcaggaaccacacctatgtggaagcacctgcttttaatatactttgtatccctcatttagtcaattgtttccattattttggaaGTTACCTGTACATGCATGTAAGAACGTGAATTTACAAACATACTAGGGCTGTTAACGAGTTAATAAGGTGTTAGATTTTTAAAAAGGCATTCATTTTTCACCGCACGGACCCCTTTCCAGCGCACGTGTTTCCACACAGACCCTATTCCGCACGGACCCTGCACTATGTTGCAGCTGCTGTTATGTGGCGCCGTCTGTCTCTTAGGGTGTTTTCACACTTGGTCCCCTTCAGACAATTCTTGTGAATTCAGTGCGGTTCCCCTCATTTTTTTGTGGCGTGTGAAGAGTCCAAAAGGAACACAGTGGCGTGTGAAGATTCCAAAAGGAACACAGTGGAGTGTGAAGACTCCAAAAGGAACACAGTGGAGTGTGAAGACTCCAAAAGGAACACAGTGGAGTGTGAAGACTCCAAAAGGAACACAGTGGAGTGTGAAGACTCCAAAAGGAACACAGTGGAGTGTGAAGACTCCAAAAGGAACACAGTGGAGTGTGAAGACTCCAAAAGGAACACAGTGGAGTGTGAAGACTCCAAAAGGAACACAGTGGAGTGTGAAGACTCCAAAAGGAACACAGTGGAGTGTGAAGACTCCAAAAGGAACACAGTGGCGTGTGAAGACTCCAAAAGGAACACAGTGGCGTGTGAAGACTCCAAAAGGAACACAGTGGAGTGTGAAGACTCCATAGGAACTTAGAGCCCTCAGAAGAGTGCCCTAAGCAAACCGAACTGAGACCATCTCGAGAGGTGGTTTGAGTATGGTTCGCTTGAATTCGGAAGTccggtccccccccccccttttaggACAACATAAACACAAAGCTCCCCGGATTTGCTTGTCATTTTTACCGCACCACACACTGGACTACTGAAACACTGTTTCCTCTGCAATAACCCCTTCACgttggagagagaagaggatgtgcCGGTTCACATAAATAAATGTGTGCTGATTAGCGATTGTCAAGGACGCAGAGAAATtctaaaatgtgtgtgtggggttttGTACTGACGCGATGTTCAGATTCTCTGTTTGCAATATGTTGACCTACAGGCTAAGAGAGGTTCATAAACGGTTTATTCGAATGTGGGGTTTGAATAGTGTGAAAAGGCAACATATTTGGTGAGAATCACAACATGGGTACAAAATCCATTCCAGCTGTTGAAGGGTCAGTAGCCTACAGCATTATTTAAAATCGGCAATTCATTTACTGGTAGTTAATCTGTTACCAataatatttacatgttaatATTATCTTCTGATGACAATTATTATGTCTCATCCTCTTACCAAAATGCAATCTGTTAACTTCCAAAATTTAAATAGGTATATCTAGCTGTCCGATTGCACATTCTGATGGAATGGCTTGTCCTGTACTTTTACTAGAGTGCATTGAGTGAATGTTGGACAAATATCTTTGGTTCCCTTCTAACAAAAATTGAAATGCGAATGTAAAGAGGACTCGGACCTCAAAAAAGGCGAAGTTAACTGGCAAAAGAGTTGAGTCCTCATTCAAAGGCAAGGGCAGTGTGAATACAAAGAGAACTGACTTCATTTGATTTTTTTTGTTCACTTTAATAAAACCTGTTATTaacctttggatgaattgcatgcccatagtaaactgaacaaaaatctgtccaaaattgctaatatatgcatataataattattattgaatagaaaacactaaagcttctaaaaccgtttgaattatgtctgtatgtatagcagaactcacagggcagccaatctcccaaactagttttgtcatacagaaagttgggccaactttgacgtcatcgcccccacccttctcaaccagctatggatctgggaacagtttctatgtcttccgcgataTGTCTTCTATCCGTAGagtgtttaattgtgcaaatcctgcgagctttgaccctttggcagggaaaatagatgcgcgttcgggcgcgaattgtacacagtcattcctccgttccagattgtctgagaggaattgcttttgtccgtttgaatcgccaattgttttgtacgttaataacatcctaaagcttgattctgcacttagtttgaccagtttagtcgacatataatatgttattttgaagttttgatgcgcaactgttcgggaccagaagtcattttggatgcatttcagctggaacttgtcgcatatgctaatacaaagacacacgacttgaaaccaaacaatgttttgggtaagtatgactccttccactacattctgatcgaagaccatcaaaggtaagggaatatttatgttgtaattttgtgtttctgttgactccaacatagcggagaaatattgcttatgtctgagcgccgtctcagattattgaatagtaaacgatttctgtaacgttaaaaagaaatgtgacaaagcgattgcattaagaagcagtgtaactatatgtagaacatgtatatttagtcaaagtttatgatgtgttttgctgttatctggcgttatctataatttctccggacattttttagcattttctgaacatggcgtcaatgtaaacggagatttctggatataaattgcatattattgaaaaaaaacataaatgtactgtgtaacatgtcctattactgtcatctgatgaagattttcaaaaggttagtgaattatttttcttttaatcctgcgtttgtgattgcatcttttgttcgacaaaatggctacatatcgtctgtgtctttgtggtggtttgacgtACATATGTGCTacgttttcgccgtaaaacattttagaaatctgactcgctgggtagatgaacaaggtgtttatctttcatttgagctattggacttgttaatgtgtggaggttaaatatttctacgaatatttttgcattctgtgcgccactttttgagttgagggggtgggggggtgcccttggggaacgtgaaCACGTTAAACAGGACTGACACCACTTATTTTAAAAGAGGACTAATATGTGAAAACACCCTTAAAACATCCACTTTGCGCGCAGCTTTGAGCCACAATTTTGAAGGAAAAAAAGCTCAACCATTCACACATTCTCAGGTGTTTCTTCAGAtaacagcaaaaacatattttGGACAAAAATAGCTAGCAAGTTATACTAAAGTTCTCTAGCTAACCAAAATAATGTTTACAATGTCATGGTTGAATGCCTCTTGACATAACTAACTACCCACAATGGTTTtaaagaacagaacaggacatccattcCATTTAGGTACTGTTTTTCTTGCATTTCTCAGGTCAAAAGATTTAAGCAAATAATCTCAATTTTTGTAGAACCAGCTTGTGACTAGCTCATGTTGAAGTAGCCTAGGTTACATCTAATAGCTGTTATTACATGAACTCAGACCTGGCTGAGCTATTGTCTTCTGTGGAATTCATATCATTGTTGAACAGGTGTAAAATGCTCCTTGTGTCCATAGAGTCAGTTCTGTTTTCCTGTACTTAACCCTCCAAATCAGAAATAGGGAGAACACTAATTGAGAATGCCTGAAGATTtaactgtttgtttgtgtgtgtgtgtgtgtgtgtgttcgcaagTGTTAAAACGTCAAGAACATTAATAAGAGGGAGTAAGTATATTTAAAAGAGCTACATGTAGTATTTTTGGGCCCggcaaatctcttgtcaaattgactggggctGAACGATTTGTATAAAGTATCGCTCACTAACGGATTCGGTTAGCATGCGGCTCAGGCAATTTAACAACAAGAGCCAGTCCGTCTTCTGTTGACCAATAAGAAGGCTGCACCAATAGAATGCAATTTTGTGTGGGCCCAATCACTTTTTTGGAGGAAAAAAATATTGTGAAACACTATCATTCCACTATTACTTCAGATATATTAATGtcattttctgaaattacaatgcAAAAATATTACATGTAGCTAATTTAAACATTGTGAGTATTTTATTTCGTATACAGATTGTGTTTCCGTCCCTTACAATAAAAGCATAGTACGCCTGTAACTCAACAAACTGCTTTTTAATAGGGTTATTTTTTCTTAAGGGACAAATTTCAGCAAATTAAAACATTTAGACGAATTGTGATTATTTAAATCGTTTGACAGCCCTAAAATGTGTGTGTACGATGTGTGTTTATGACATCGTGTACCTGTTTGATGGTGAAGTCGTTGATGAGGTGGTGGTTGTGTTCATTGAGGCTGCAgtgtagagagacacagtcagagtgGATGAGCAGGTCTTGGAGCGTAGTCATTCTCTGCAGGCCCAGGGAGCGCTCCACTCCGTCAGGAAGGTAGGGGTCGTAGAAGATCACCCCGAAACCAAACGCCTTGGCCCGCAGAGCCACCGCCTGACCCACACGACCTGCAGAGAGAGGAACGCACAGGGGTAACTAGTGTTTGTATATCCATGGTGGGGCACATAGGCACCCAAAGCAATTCCAGGGCCTCTCGTAGCCCCAATTGTCAATTGAAAACAGGCCAGACTAGGGGCCActagtcagggtagcctagtgaccACTAGTCACTAGtcagggtagcatagtggttagagagttggactagtaaccgaaaggttgcaagttcaaatccacgagctgacaaagtacaaatctgttgttctgcccctgaacaggcagttaactcactgttcctaggccgtcattgaaaataagaatttgttcttaactgacttgcctagttaaataaaggtaaataaaatatTTTCAAAATCAACTGCTCTAAATCAGCCCCCTTCTCCACTACCCAGTAACTCCATCAACCTCCCTTCCCTAGCCCAGATGACCCCCACTCACCCAGGCCGATGATGCCCAGCGTCTCCCCCCGGATGCGGGCAGCTCCCCCGGCCACCTCCCTGATCTGCTCCACGCTGGAGGCCCTGGTGCCCTCCCTCAGGGCCTGATGCATCCAGGTGACGCGGCGGTACAGGTTCAGGATCAGACACATGGACGTGTCGGCCGTCTCCTCCACCGAGCACGCTGGCACGTTACACACTGCGATGCCtgggggagacagatggggaggtggggagagagggagatggtgagatgaaggaaagagaggagtgagtgtgtgtgtgtgtgtgtacctgttcaTCGGcatactgcgtgtgtgtgtgtattcgggCATGACTCACCCAGCTCAGCTGCAGCTTTGATGTCGACGTTGTCGAAGCCACTGCCGATCCTGACAATGACTCGGAGGCCTTTGAACTTATCCAGGTCGTCTCTGGAGAGGGTGATGGTGTGGTAGAGCAGAGCCCCCACTGCCTCGTTCAGCACCTATGGGGTTAATACACAGACACCGTTATACAGTTGGCAATACAGGGTTAACACACACCGTCAGACAAGGCCATCACACAAATGAATACAGCCTCGTTCCGCacctacagggttaacacacATACTGCTGGTTAGACAGTATCATAAATACTCAAATAAACACATGGCTGGCAGTCAGGAGGTAGTCCTGAAtaactttttaaatattttagaAATCAGGAAGTGCCCGCTTATAGCCAAATTAACAGGAAGCTTACAACCAGACAGTGTATGTTGCCttataaacactgagtgtacaaaactttaGGAGCATctccctaatattgagttgcaccctcttttgccctcagaaaagcctcgatttgttggggcatggactctacaaggtgtcgaaggtgttccacagggatgttggcccatgttaactccaatgcttcgcacagttgtgtcaagttagctagatgtattttgggtggtggaccattctcgatatacacaggaaactgttgagtgttaaAAACCCAGCACCATTACAGTTCTTGACAGACTAAAACCGGTgcacctgacacctactaccatatcccgttcaaaggcagtctttttaaaacatattttgtcttgcccatacaCTCTCTGAGtggcacacacaatccatgtctcaaggcttaaaaatccttctttaacatgtcccctacccttcatctacactgattgaagtggatttaacaagtgacatcaataagggatcatagctttcacctggattcacctggtcagtctgtcatggaaggagcaggtgttcctaaagtgtgtgtgtctcactctacCTTCTCGTGTATCTCCTGGGTGGACTGGGCATCACAGAAGGCCACAGTGGCCACATCCTTGAGGATGGGCATCTCTATGGTGCAGTCACGCCCATCCAGCAGGGCCACCAGGGGCCGAGGGTGCATGGGCCCGTTCAGGATGGGGGGGCGGATGCCTGCACACAGGGGAGAGTGGGACAGTTAAGACACGATTTGACATTACGAAAGGTCACTAAATTAGTTGCATTCTAAAATTGTATGTGCTGCTTTGGTTCCAATGGCTGGCTAGGTTGGAGCATGGTGCTTGACACACTAATGGTTGTGgattcttttttatttatttatttaaaatgtccAGATTATAACCATCAAACTATAAGTGTTCATCTGACGTTTACAGTCCACTTTGAGTTGATCGTTCGCCCAGACAAAATGGCTTCCTTTGGGGGATGTGTGATAAAGTCAAAAACACAGCATACAGCGCACCATGTTTTCCCAGATGGGACTGTTCACTGAGGTTAGTGAATCAACAATGTTTCTGGAGTCTCTGGACCAGGGCAAAATGAATCACTGCCCTAAACCTTCTACACGCACCATTGCCTTGACCattacaacacacacatgcacaccattAAAGTCCCTCTGAACTTGACCAGGCATGACAATAGCCACTGGCATCATCAGTGCTGGGGCCAGAGCAGGCTCAACCCGAATAGGGAGTCTGACCAGTGACCACTAACATGATTACTACTACCAAAGAGTCCCATGATGCTCTCTTCTCCGTCCCCACAAACAGCCAGGGCCTTGTCAACACTGGCACCCTGAGGGATCAGTGGCTGCGTGTGATGGTTACGCAATGGTAATATGTAACTGGATCTGCTGCTGCAGAGAGCACATCTGAGATGACaaagagacaggaggggagggggggggggggtttccaACACAATCACGAACCTACAACGTCAATACATGCAACCCCACGGAAATCAGACGCACATGCTATGACGACACATGTAAGACACACTGAATGACACACCACCCACATTGCTGACTCCAGCCAGAGTGGAAGATGAAAACGCTTGAGGAGCTACACTGTAGCTGGCTGCAGTGCCAGGGGAGGTCGAGTGTGACGGTTGGGGGAGGGGCAGTAGAGGGGCTGAGATGCGGGGTGCAGGGAagaaggggggagggggtagagagagagtctgagTCATGACCTAAATTCCCTCCTCTGGAgcacccccaaacacacacacacgttctgtaCACACGCCACTGATACATGGCTACACTTGTCCACCGTGGTCCTGCGTCTGCATCGAAATCCTCAATCATCACTGAGCACCAAGTGGCAGAATGCGAGACAAAGCACAAGGCTAACATCTGTGCCAAAGGTCACTAGAGAAATGTGGCCAACTGGAACAAAAGCTAACATCACCACTGATACCATCACCATAAGAcatattcgtgtgtgtgtgtgtcttagcgCTCTGCCTCTCCTTCACATTGAACTAATCATGAACTGGCCTTCTGAATCGGAACGCACTGcccttctctcacacacacacacacacacacacacacacacacacacacacgtaacacacACCACTGGCCCCTAGACcagaagcacacacacagtctctgcaTGACAGGTGTATGgtctggggtgggggagagggacaagaaggggggggggggcatgtgtcTCGCTGGAACATTCACATGGACAGAGGGCAGGACGCATgcagggacagacacacagacagacatccaCATGCACAAACACTATGTCCTGTGTCATAGTGGGAgtgtgggggagggagaaagagaggggggagtaggATAGGAACTGGTGGCAGGCAGGCGGTGGAAGACAAATATTTGTGGACGCTTCCTGTGACGTCAAAGCATTTCCTAAATGGGCCTAGCCGAGAAGGCTTAAGAAAGTGAATCTGCatctcattaaaaaaaaaataacaaagcaTTTTCCTTTATCTTAATCTCCACATGCCAGAGATCACAATGGTTTCACAATTACTGGTTAACAAAAAGCAGCCTCAGAAGCGCAAACACACAAATATTTAGAATAAAGGACGCTTGCGTACAAGGCTTATGGAGCACAAGCATGGCCGCGCACACAATGCAATTCATTCAGCGCTTCattcattctccctccctcctttcctttcccttcctcctcctcctttctctttcccttggtttaaggagtgtgagagagagagagcagggagagggggaggggcagggtaGGATGATAATGCAGCACTACTCCACCCAACATCCAGCcagacacacaataacacacatacacgcaggcgccgtacacacacacacacacagttgctcAATTCGCTACAAGGACACGCTGAGCAAAAAGGAAACGACACACACACTCGTCGGCAACACCACACCCAAGCCCATATCACCCCCTTCCATCTTCAAGCTCTCCATCAAAAACACATTTAACGACACACACAGCGCCTAACCTTGCATTATGAAGTTTGCcagcctgtcttcctctctctctcgcctcgctctctccctctatcgttctttctttcttttctctctctagttctgtcaGACTGTTCTCGGCTGGCTAGGTCCCTGCTGTCATCCACACCCAGCCCCTCCCCCACGGTCCGGCTCCAATCACGGACGGCTCCATTGAGGGCCAGCCAACCAGCACTAACCTCATTAGCATAGCCAGGCAGTGGCTAGGTCTGGTTtggctgttgttgttttttaaagagACAGCTGGCCCGTTTCCCTGTAGCCACGGCCGCGACCCCTCACCCTGCTCCTCTCAGGGGACCCGACTCTCCCAGACAACTCCCTCCATTTTATCTCAACATCACCCAAGGGCTGCATTTCACACCAATTTATTTAGTTTGGACTGGGGTAGTACAGACCACAATTTTGTCTTTATATATCCAGAATttaataatatattttatatgatttCATTACCTTTTGATGACATGTGTATACACTACAAATTGAGGCTTGGCCTGACTTGCAATACGAATTTATTTGTTTTACAACTAGGCCAAAACGATACCATTCCACCCTTTCAGTTCATTTCAgcctttgtaaaaaaaaaaaaaaaacactgatcATGTTGTAATCTAACTGGTCTATTATCCGAGCCTGTCATGTACTCAGTCATCCTCATCATTTGTACCTTGCCTTGACATTCTTTCTCACGGCTCATAGCTCAGGCACACCAGCTTGGCCACCCACTAACCCCTCTTGAAATCCCcacagacagaaacaggaagTGAGATAAGGGCATTTTGTGCTCTCTCTGACTATTCGCAAGCCATCACTACACTATTCTACTAGTGATGGGGGGAGGATCAATACATTGACATATCAGGATATTATTTGTGGACTATATTTTCACaatattgcaatattatttttgagctagttggctgtaccggcaccaaaactccagtattttttcCTTAATAGCTTGTTCTGCATCTTCTTTTGAAATAGGGAGACAAATGtattttcagcacttttatttccatgactgatgaAAACTAATTCtcatgctctctcctctctctgcagcagacatatggtgagcaatatgtttggaacactGTATCACAAAACATATATAACAGTGAGTgtcgcaatacatatcgtatcgccACCAAAGCAATGTAATAATTCCCAGCCCTATATCCCATCTGCCACTTCACAAACCAATAGGCTGATCATTAATCAAATATATTCCATATCAGCAgctgatgtacagtgcattcagaaagtattcagaccccttgacttttcccacattgttacattagagtcttattctaaaatggattgaaccGTTTTCACCCcgcgtcaatctacacacagtaccacaatgacaaagcaaagcaaaaaaacaaacaaatatacttacaaaagtattcagaccctttactctgtactttgttgaagcacctttggcagcattacagccttgagtcttcttgggtatgacgctacaagcacatgtatttggggagtttactCCCATTCTACTCTCAAGctggggttggatggggagaattgctgcacagctattttcaggtctctccagatatgtttgaACGGGTTCAAGTCAGGCTGtcgggtcactcaaggacatttattgagagacttgtcccgaagccattcctgcgttgtcttgactgtgtgcttagggtcgttgtcctgttggaaggtgaaccttcgcccaagtctgaggtcctgagcgctctggagaaggttttcatcaaggatctctctgtactttgctccgttcatctttgtgacgtttggcattcaggccaaatagttcaatcttgatttcagaccatagaatcttgtttctcatggtgtgagtcctttaggtgcctttcggcaaactccaagcgggctgccatgtgcctttttaccCCCTTAAAaaatgcctgattggtgtagtgctgcagagatgattgtccttctggaaggttctcacatctccacagaggaactctggagctctgttagagtgaccatagGGCCCTTCTCCTCCGACTGCGCAgcttggccgggcggccagctacAGGAagcgtcttggtggttccaaacttgtcccatttaaggatgatggagggaactgttcttggggacattcaatgctgcagaatttgtttggtacccttccacagatctgagCCTCGACACAATCGttcaatctcatggcttggtttttgctctgacatgcactgtcaactgtgggaccttatatagacaggtgtgtgcctttccaaatcatgttcaatcaatttaatttaccacaggtggactccaatcaagttatagaaacatctcaaggataatctattgaaacagggtgcacctgagctcaatttcaagtctcatagcaaagggtctgaatacttaagtaaataaggtttctgtttttcatttttaatacatttgcacaattttcaaaaaacctgttttcacgttgtcattatggggtattgtgggtagattgatgaggggaatttTTCCcccatcaattttagaataatggtgtaacgtaacaaatgtgaAAAGACAAGTGGTACATTCCGAATGCACAAGTGCAAAATATTATAGACAT is from Oncorhynchus masou masou isolate Uvic2021 chromosome 32, UVic_Omas_1.1, whole genome shotgun sequence and encodes:
- the LOC135526207 gene encoding C-terminal-binding protein 1-like isoform X2 codes for the protein MQGIRPPILNGPMHPRPLVALLDGRDCTIEMPILKDVATVAFCDAQSTQEIHEKVLNEAVGALLYHTITLSRDDLDKFKGLRVIVRIGSGFDNVDIKAAAELGIAVCNVPACSVEETADTSMCLILNLYRRVTWMHQALREGTRASSVEQIREVAGGAARIRGETLGIIGLGRVGQAVALRAKAFGFGVIFYDPYLPDGVERSLGLQRMTTLQDLLIHSDCVSLHCSLNEHNHHLINDFTIKQMRQGAFLVNSARGGLVDEKALAQALKEGRIRGAALDVHETEPFSFSQGPLKDAPNLICTPHTSWYSEQASIEAREEAAREVRRAITGRIPDSLKNCVNKEYLMAASQWPSMEAATVHPELNGGGAYRFPVGLISVAAGGLTGAGAGVEALAHAIAPVSHPPHTSSPGQPSKAEADRDIPSDQ
- the LOC135526207 gene encoding C-terminal-binding protein 2-like isoform X3, translated to MALMDKHKVKRQRLDRICEGIRPPILNGPMHPRPLVALLDGRDCTIEMPILKDVATVAFCDAQSTQEIHEKVLNEAVGALLYHTITLSRDDLDKFKGLRVIVRIGSGFDNVDIKAAAELGIAVCNVPACSVEETADTSMCLILNLYRRVTWMHQALREGTRASSVEQIREVAGGAARIRGETLGIIGLGRVGQAVALRAKAFGFGVIFYDPYLPDGVERSLGLQRMTTLQDLLIHSDCVSLHCSLNEHNHHLINDFTIKQMRQGAFLVNSARGGLVDEKALAQALKEGRIRGAALDVHETEPFSFSQGPLKDAPNLICTPHTSWYSEQASIEAREEAAREVRRAITGRIPDSLKNCVNKEYLMAASQWPSMEAATVHPELNGGGAYR
- the LOC135526207 gene encoding C-terminal-binding protein 2-like isoform X1 — translated: MALMDKHKVKRQRLDRICEGIRPPILNGPMHPRPLVALLDGRDCTIEMPILKDVATVAFCDAQSTQEIHEKVLNEAVGALLYHTITLSRDDLDKFKGLRVIVRIGSGFDNVDIKAAAELGIAVCNVPACSVEETADTSMCLILNLYRRVTWMHQALREGTRASSVEQIREVAGGAARIRGETLGIIGLGRVGQAVALRAKAFGFGVIFYDPYLPDGVERSLGLQRMTTLQDLLIHSDCVSLHCSLNEHNHHLINDFTIKQMRQGAFLVNSARGGLVDEKALAQALKEGRIRGAALDVHETEPFSFSQGPLKDAPNLICTPHTSWYSEQASIEAREEAAREVRRAITGRIPDSLKNCVNKEYLMAASQWPSMEAATVHPELNGGGAYRFPVGLISVAAGGLTGAGAGVEALAHAIAPVSHPPHTSSPGQPSKAEADRDIPSDQ